Proteins from one Oryza sativa Japonica Group chromosome 12, ASM3414082v1 genomic window:
- the LOC4351629 gene encoding tRNA nucleotidyltransferase cca2 isoform X1 → MSLRLRGLLLLPLLRRRSCSPLLLRRRRLLRGWPPPLVSAIPSRAFGSSGLPARACASSGFSGMAAVSPPTPQQQQQRCVVEVREGVELTEKEERIFRRLLDVVRHFGLGTQLRVAGGWVRDKLLGKDSTDIDIALDNMTGQNFCEKVNEYSELLGEEQKGIGVIQCNPDQSKHLETARMLIFDIWIDFVNLRSEKYAENSRIPTVEIGTAKEDAFRRDLTINSLFFNINTNTVEDLTGRGIEDLKKGLIVTPLPAKATFLDDPLRVLRAIRFAARFNFTLTEDLKDAASDEKVKSELGSKISKERIGHEVDLMMSDKHPVNAMCYIRDLGLFYVVFAFPEKPDPPVPDKCDRLCVSHIEVAWNLAHSIGCSVFSGGSDSKSQDEHRRLCFYSALFTPVRNTIYLDKKSKKIPVTNYIIRDSLKLKASDADTVVNVHAASEKFAELINLLESNENLTTVKEKLDDEYLEIPTDSVKRVLAGLILREIKDFWRVALFICTLTYPEVSSGGDSLGQPDELHQRKEKYTRAERLITELELDGVWKMKPLLDGKAIMGIMQVKGGPLIGKWQQRLLKWQLAYPRGTTEECIEWMKQSQSKRQKV, encoded by the exons ATGTCTCTTCGCctccgcggcctcctcctcctccctctcctccgccgccgcagctgctcccctctcctcctccgccgccgccgcctccttcgcggTTGGCCTCCGCCGCTCGTCTCAGCGATCCCATCTAGAGCCTTCGGTTCCTCCGGCTTACCCGCCCGAGCCTGCGCTTCCTCCGGCTTCTCGGGCATGGCGGCGGTGtctccgccgacgccgcagcagcagcagcagcggtgcGTGGTGGAGGTGAGGGAGGGCGTGGAGCTGACGGAGAAGGAGGAGCGGATCTTCCGTCGCCTGCTCGATGTCGTCCGCCACTTCGGCCTCGGCACCCagctccgcgtcgccggcggctggGTCAGGGACAAG CTATTGGGGAAAGACTCCACTGACATTGATATTGCACTTGATAATATGACGGGCCAGAATTTCTGCGAGAAAGTAAATGAGTATTCAGAATTATTGGGTGAGGAACAGAAAGGAATTGGCGTTATTCAGTG CAATCCTGATCAATCAAAGCACTTGGAAACTGCAAGGATGCTTATATTCGACATTTGGATTGACTTTGTCAACTTGAGGTCTGAAAAATATGCTGAAAACAGTCGGATTCCTACCGTG GAGATTGGTACAGCCAAAGAAGATGCATTCCGTAGGGACCTAACAATAAATAG TTTATTCTTCAATATCAACACTAACACAGTGGAAGATTTAACCGGAAGAG GTATTGAAGATCTGAAAAAGGGTCTTATTGTTACTCCTTTACCTGCCAAAGCTACCTTCTTGGATGACCCCCTTAGAGTTCTTCGAGCAATCCGATTTG CTGCTAGATTCAACTTTACATTAACTGAAGATTTGAAAGATGCTGCTTCTGATGAAAAGGTGAAGTCTGAACTTGGTAGCAAGATTAGCAAAGAGCGCATCGGTCATGAG GTAGATCTTATGATGTCAGACAAACATCCTGTTAATGCAATGTGTTATATTCGTGATTTGGGGTTATTTTATGTTGTCTTTGCTTTTCCTGAGAAGCCCGACCCTCCAGTTCCTGACAAATGTGACCG gctTTGTGTTTCACATATTGAAGTTGCATGGAATCTTGCTCATTCTATTGGCTGCTCTGTGTTCAGTGGTGGTTCTGATTCCAAGTCACAG GATGAGCACCGAAGGCTTTGCTTTTATAGTGCACTATTCACTCCTGTTCGGAATACAATATATTTGGATAAAAAGTCGAAGAAG ATTCCTGTCACTAACTATATTATTCGTGACTCTCTGAAGTTAAAAGCTAGTGATGCTGACACG GTTGTCAACGTACATGCTGCAAGTGAAAAGTTTGCTGAATTAATTAATCTCCTTGAGTCGAATGAAAATCTGACAACTGTGAAAGAGAAATTGGATGATGAATACCTTGAGATCCCAACAGACTCAGTTAAACGTGTTTTGGCAG GGCTTATACTTCGGGAGATAAAGGACTTTTGGCGTGTGGCACTGTTTATCTGCACTCTTACCTACCCGGAGGTTAGCAGTGGTGGTGATTCTCTCGGCCAGCCAGACGAATTACAtcaaaggaaagaaaaataCACAAGAGCTGAACGTTTAATAACTGAACTGG AGCTTGATGGCGTATGGAAGATGAAACCGTTGCTTGATGGGAAGGCCATTATGGGGATTATGCAGGTCAAGGGAGGTCCACTTATCGGAAAATGG CAACAACGACTGTTGAAGTGGCAGCTTGCTTATCCAAGGGGAACCACGGAGGAGTGCATCGAGTGGATGAAGCAGTCGCAGTCGAAACGGCAAAAAGTATAG
- the LOC4351628 gene encoding citrate-binding protein, with product MPQVIGAASLRALYKPHKPLPNHPNSQSNRHTHTQATNMAASSWWVVAACVVLAAAAAADPRDGFTAVSLGDGNFQLQWPYDVESSSRYSFDGTVRRLWVFSDDKPFKPQSGTNPRTEIRMTGYDYSSGVWQFEGTGYVPSGTTGVSIMQVFGGGTATTLMLHVYGGDLWYYHQQVVETNIYDRWFRLNVIHDVAASQLTVFIDGRERLRVAGKGGDSHYFKFGVYMQTNPSNRMESRWKGISILNKT from the exons ATGCCCCAGGTCATAGGAGCTGCTTCCCTCCGAGCTCTATATAAACCACATAAACCTCTTCCAAATCACCCCAATTCCCAAAGCAaccgacacacacacacacaagctaCAAACATGGCTGCTTCTTCTTGGTGGGTTGTAGCGGCGTGCGtggtgttggcggcggcggcggcggccgacccGAGGGACGGGTTCACGGCGGTGAGCCTGGGCGATGGCAACTTCCAGCTGCAGTGGCCGTACGACGTGGAGAGCAGCTCGAGGTACAGCTTCGACGGCACGGTGAGGCGGCTGTGGgtcttctccgacgacaagcCCTTCAAGCCGCAGAGCGGAACCAACCCAAGGACGGAGATCAGGATGACG GGTTATGACTACTCGTCAGGGGTGTGGCAATTCGAGGGCACCGGTTACGTCCCCTCCGGCACCACCGGCGTGTCCATCATGCAGGTGTTCGGTGGCGGGACCGCCACCACCCTCATGCTCCACGTCTATGGCGGCGACCTTTGGTACTACCACCAGCAGGTGGTGGAGACCAACATCTACGACCGCTGGTTCCGCCTCAATGTCATCCacgacgtcgccgcctcccaGCTCACCGTCTTCATTGATGGCCGGGAGAGGCTCCGCGTCGCCGGCAAGGGTGGCGACTCGCACTACTTCAAGTTCGGCGTGTACATGCAGACGAACCCGTCCAACCGCATGGAGTCTCGCTGGAAAGGCATCAGCATCCTCAACAAGACATAG
- the LOC4351629 gene encoding tRNA nucleotidyltransferase cca2 isoform X2, translated as MSLRLRGLLLLPLLRRRSCSPLLLRRRRLLRGWPPPLVSAIPSRAFGSSGLPARACASSGFSGMAAVSPPTPQQQQQRCVVEVREGVELTEKEERIFRRLLDVVRHFGLGTQLRVAGGWVRDKLLGKDSTDIDIALDNMTGQNFCEKVNEYSELLGEEQKGIGVIQCNPDQSKHLETARMLIFDIWIDFVNLRSEKYAENSRIPTVEIGTAKEDAFRRDLTINSLFFNINTNTVEDLTGRGIEDLKKGLIVTPLPAKATFLDDPLRVLRAIRFAARFNFTLTEDLKDAASDEKVKSELGSKISKERIGHEVDLMMSDKHPVNAMCYIRDLGLFYVVFAFPEKPDPPVPDKCDRLCVSHIEVAWNLAHSIGCSVFSGGSDSKSQDEHRRLCFYSALFTPVRNTIYLDKKSKKVVNVHAASEKFAELINLLESNENLTTVKEKLDDEYLEIPTDSVKRVLAGLILREIKDFWRVALFICTLTYPEVSSGGDSLGQPDELHQRKEKYTRAERLITELELDGVWKMKPLLDGKAIMGIMQVKGGPLIGKWQQRLLKWQLAYPRGTTEECIEWMKQSQSKRQKV; from the exons ATGTCTCTTCGCctccgcggcctcctcctcctccctctcctccgccgccgcagctgctcccctctcctcctccgccgccgccgcctccttcgcggTTGGCCTCCGCCGCTCGTCTCAGCGATCCCATCTAGAGCCTTCGGTTCCTCCGGCTTACCCGCCCGAGCCTGCGCTTCCTCCGGCTTCTCGGGCATGGCGGCGGTGtctccgccgacgccgcagcagcagcagcagcggtgcGTGGTGGAGGTGAGGGAGGGCGTGGAGCTGACGGAGAAGGAGGAGCGGATCTTCCGTCGCCTGCTCGATGTCGTCCGCCACTTCGGCCTCGGCACCCagctccgcgtcgccggcggctggGTCAGGGACAAG CTATTGGGGAAAGACTCCACTGACATTGATATTGCACTTGATAATATGACGGGCCAGAATTTCTGCGAGAAAGTAAATGAGTATTCAGAATTATTGGGTGAGGAACAGAAAGGAATTGGCGTTATTCAGTG CAATCCTGATCAATCAAAGCACTTGGAAACTGCAAGGATGCTTATATTCGACATTTGGATTGACTTTGTCAACTTGAGGTCTGAAAAATATGCTGAAAACAGTCGGATTCCTACCGTG GAGATTGGTACAGCCAAAGAAGATGCATTCCGTAGGGACCTAACAATAAATAG TTTATTCTTCAATATCAACACTAACACAGTGGAAGATTTAACCGGAAGAG GTATTGAAGATCTGAAAAAGGGTCTTATTGTTACTCCTTTACCTGCCAAAGCTACCTTCTTGGATGACCCCCTTAGAGTTCTTCGAGCAATCCGATTTG CTGCTAGATTCAACTTTACATTAACTGAAGATTTGAAAGATGCTGCTTCTGATGAAAAGGTGAAGTCTGAACTTGGTAGCAAGATTAGCAAAGAGCGCATCGGTCATGAG GTAGATCTTATGATGTCAGACAAACATCCTGTTAATGCAATGTGTTATATTCGTGATTTGGGGTTATTTTATGTTGTCTTTGCTTTTCCTGAGAAGCCCGACCCTCCAGTTCCTGACAAATGTGACCG gctTTGTGTTTCACATATTGAAGTTGCATGGAATCTTGCTCATTCTATTGGCTGCTCTGTGTTCAGTGGTGGTTCTGATTCCAAGTCACAG GATGAGCACCGAAGGCTTTGCTTTTATAGTGCACTATTCACTCCTGTTCGGAATACAATATATTTGGATAAAAAGTCGAAGAAG GTTGTCAACGTACATGCTGCAAGTGAAAAGTTTGCTGAATTAATTAATCTCCTTGAGTCGAATGAAAATCTGACAACTGTGAAAGAGAAATTGGATGATGAATACCTTGAGATCCCAACAGACTCAGTTAAACGTGTTTTGGCAG GGCTTATACTTCGGGAGATAAAGGACTTTTGGCGTGTGGCACTGTTTATCTGCACTCTTACCTACCCGGAGGTTAGCAGTGGTGGTGATTCTCTCGGCCAGCCAGACGAATTACAtcaaaggaaagaaaaataCACAAGAGCTGAACGTTTAATAACTGAACTGG AGCTTGATGGCGTATGGAAGATGAAACCGTTGCTTGATGGGAAGGCCATTATGGGGATTATGCAGGTCAAGGGAGGTCCACTTATCGGAAAATGG CAACAACGACTGTTGAAGTGGCAGCTTGCTTATCCAAGGGGAACCACGGAGGAGTGCATCGAGTGGATGAAGCAGTCGCAGTCGAAACGGCAAAAAGTATAG